A section of the Malania oleifera isolate guangnan ecotype guangnan chromosome 2, ASM2987363v1, whole genome shotgun sequence genome encodes:
- the LOC131148716 gene encoding uncharacterized protein LOC131148716 codes for MASCMFSVICILHSLIALTCGSLVMLYLNEISVFGHGMETAKKLQGSTPHDQLLIQTSNSFAGLLLFVIGFLLSMVAFVKDRDFQSFFAKGCVFMHVSMALWRVNFERRIADLASDWPRQLVGDFALALSWVFFLVYTWREKYD; via the coding sequence ATGGCTTCCTGTATGTTCTCTGTGATCTGCATTCTCCATTCCTTGATCGCTCTAACATGTGGCTCTTTGGTTATGCTCTATCTCAACGAGATCTCCGTGTTTGGTCATGGCATGGAGACGGCTAAAAAGCTACAGGGATCAACTCCGCACGACCAATTGTTGATACAAACTTCAAATTCCTTTGCTGGGTTGCTTTTGTTTGTAATTGGGTTTTTGCTGTCCAtggtggcttttgtaaaggatagGGATTTTCAGAGCTTTTTTGCTAAAGGGTGTGTTTTTATGCATGTTTCAATGGCTCTTTGGAGGGTTAATTTTGAAAGGAGGATTGCGGATTTGGCTTCGGATTGGCCAAGACAGCTTGTGGGGGATTTTGCATTGGCGCTTTCGTGGGTTTTCTTTCTTGTGTACACTTGGAGAGAGAAGTATGATTAG